From the genome of Brevibacillus antibioticus:
TAGGAACGAGTCTGCAAGAACCCACGAATATGTAACTCGTCTCCTTGTCTCTTATGTTCTGCTAGGGACTCTGCTCTCTTCTGCCATGCTACGCAAGGAACGAAAGCTGTTTTTTCACTGTCTCCGAATCCTGTGTTTACCGCGATAGTAAAAGAGGAAACAGGTGTACCATTCTGTGTGTAGCGTAATTCCGGGTCACGTACAAGGTTTCCGGTTAAAGCAACTACGTTTAAATTAGGCATGTTCATTCTCCTTTAGGTAAGAAATGGATGTTGATTGAATGGCTGGAATACGCTACAATACAGGTGTCAACCTTTTGGCACTTGCACGTTTTCCGACAGAGCAAGTGTCGTTTTTATTTTTATTGATCATGTAGCTTCATCCTAACTAACAGATTTTTTCTTTGTACTAAGCCACGTACCATACAACTGATAGAAGTCAATCATATCAAGACCAAGAGCTTGTACGATTCGTTCTAAATTGCTATTTTTAAAATCCCTCCCTCTTTCTAATGCATAGACGGTAGTGGCGGATACATCGGCATGATAGGATACTTCAATCACTGTCAGCCTTTTCTTACTTCGCAAATGTTTGACAAATTCTCCAATCATTCTCAACCCTCCCACGGTTCAAGAATATCTTAAATTTTTCAAAGTGTCAACACATTAAAACGTAGTGTACAACACATTGACAATATCACTCACAAATCAATTGTAACCCACACAGCGACAACATACGATAAACGTCTACGACAACAGAATACGATTACCGTCTACTGTAAAAGTACAACCATTCTATACTTATATTACGATAGTACAAGAAAATTGGCAAACGTCTGTTCGTACCATCTTTCGTGAACGTTCACAACCGTTACCACCCGTTAACGTTTTTGCTGTAGGATGGACAAACGGCACACTTCGTGATAGAATGTCCTTAA
Proteins encoded in this window:
- a CDS encoding helix-turn-helix domain-containing protein; translation: MIGEFVKHLRSKKRLTVIEVSYHADVSATTVYALERGRDFKNSNLERIVQALGLDMIDFYQLYGTWLSTKKKSVS